In the genome of Candidatus Neomarinimicrobiota bacterium, the window CTGGATTTCAATGATCATTGATCTATCTCCCGTGAGACTTGCTGAGTAGACCTGTTGGAAATCGATCAAGTCCTTTGGTTTCGCATATTCAAGGGCAAACATCCCGGCCACCTTGTCAAAGGTCCAGCCATGAGGAGTTCCAAAGAAGGACTCGAAAATATCAGTCTCCGATCGAACGGGCAGAAAGCTGAAAATGCCACCCCCGTCATTGTTGATCAGTACAATGATAATGGGGTGTTTGGACTTTGATATTAATGACAATGAGTTCAGGTCATGGAGGATTGCCAGGTCACCAATTAACAGGGTCAGCGCTTTACCTGAACCAGCCTGGAACCCAGCTGCTGTAGCACATAATCCATCAATCCCGCTGGCTCCCCGGTTGGCGAAAATACGACCTCCGAACTTGTTCAAAGCACCAAACATTTCCATCTCCCGAACGGCCATACTATTGGCTACCATCAGGTCATGGTTATTGGAAATCGATCTTGATAGTTGGTAGCTAATGCCAGGTTCACTTAATGTCTCGTCTTGATCAAATTGGTCCTGGATGATTTTGGAAACTTGGGCTTCAGCTTTATTCCAGGATTTGATCCAACCCTCATTATTATTCTCTGTATCAATGGATATACAGAATTCACCCACATCCATCTGAAGAACCAGATCAACTTGATGATTTGGATCTATCTGTTCTGGTGTTTTCCTGACTGAGATATAATAACTGTCTGAATCATTAAGATACGTCAATAACCGTTTTGAAGTATAGGGTCCACCCAAATGGATCACCATGTCAGGTTTTTCCGCGTTCATCTCATCTTTCAGAAGGACCAGGTCGAAATGATTGATCAGATCAGGATGTTGGGTGAAGCGAAGTCTGGATTGAACATCAGGGAAAATGGGCCAGTTAAGGGATTCAGCAAGATTCAGGATAGCTTTCTCATACTGAGCATCTACTGAGCGTCCAACGATGATGAGTCCTTTTGGACAATCCATGATCTGCTTTGTGATCAACTCCAGTTGCTCTACAGGTAAAGGAGGGTGCGGTGTTGGTTGGCTCTCACCTTTAACAGCATGTTCCACGTGCTCAGTTTTTTCGAAGTTTAACCCATCCGTTTTCGTTGGGATATCTGTATGATCGGGGTTGTCAGTCAATGCAGGCAACAAGGGTTCCCGAAATTGGCAATTCAAGTGTACTGGTCCAGGTCTTGAACCAGTTGCAGCATGATAAAGTTCTGTTACAAGGGTCGAAACTTGCTCAGAGTCAGTGTTTGATCTGGGTGGCTCTAAATTTTTGAATAAACGAGGATAATTACCGTAGATGTTATCCTGAAAAATAGCCTGGTTTGCTCCGACGCCAATCAACTCAGGGGGGCGATCTGCACTCAAAATGATCAGGGGAATATTATCCATGGAGGCTTCCACCACTGCCGGGAAATAATTGGCTACTGCTGTCCCTGATGTACAGATAAGAACCGCTGGTTTTCCAGTGGCTTTCGCATGACCCAGAGCAAAAAAAGCTGCTCCGCGTTCATCAAAATGGGTAGTCGTTTTTGCCTGGGGATTGCGAGCGACAGCAACAGTAAGCGGTGTTGATCGAGAGCCTGGAGAAATCACAAACCGGGTGGCATCCAAACCGATCAGTTCTTCAATGATCCATTCACTGATAGCCAGGTTGGTTGTCATACGGAGTGAAGCTCCCCAATTTGTTCTTCATTGATCGTGTACATCACACCAATCTAATCAGAATGGCCATTCTGGACAATGCGGAACCCTGACATTTGGAATCGATTGTTCAGCTAGTTTGAAAAATGATCTATAGTTCTGACGATCTGACGTTGCTCAAGGTGCGAAGCAGGAAGTCGTCGAATATCGAATAATGAATATTGAACTCCGAAGTTAATGACTTCGACATTCTGCAATCCTTGTTCGCTATTCAATTGTTCACAGAGGGGCTTATAAATCCAGGGCTTTCAGGAATTTACTGATCTTATCCTCGATCTCCTGCCATTCTTCGTCGGGATCAGATCCTGGAACGATACCAGCTCCGGAATACAACGAGACCCGTTCCTGTTCGATGAGAGCTGAGCGAATGCCAACCACAAATTCGGTGTGATCATAGCCAACAAAACCGATCGGTGCCGCATACCAACCCCGCTTGAAAGGCTCCAGAGATTCGATGGCCTCCAGGGCAATAGCAGTGGGAAAACCACCCATTGCCGGAGTGGGGTGTAGATCGTTAATGAGATCCGCGTCATTTGTATCTATATCAAGCTTACCCGAAAAATGTTTGCAGAGGTGTTGGACATGAGAGAGACGGGTGATCTGAACATCTTCGTCAACTGTAAGTTCTTCACAACGCTGTTCCAGGACGCTTCCGATGGCATCAACCACGATGGCATGTTCACGTAATTCCTTGTCAGAATTGAGTAAAGCTTTGGTGTAACGTTGATCATCGCGGGTGGTTTTTCCCCGGGGACGTGTCCCTGCAATTGCCTCAGTACGGATCAACCGACCCTGCCTTTTGAACAGCCGCTCGGGAGTAGCTCCCAGGAAAGCGTGATCTTGATCAGTTTGGAAGTAAAAGTTAAAAGTCTCTTCTGACATTCGCCTTAATCGAAGCAGATAAGCAGTCGGATCAACCGGGTCACTGAAGGTTAAAGTAGCTTTTCGAGCCAAAACCACCTTCTCATACTTCCCCTGATCCATATCGGCCAATGCAGTTGTGATAGAGTTGGTCCAGGTGTTTTTATCCGGAACATCCTGGCGATGCAGGATAGCGCGCTCACCCCATTCGCTTAAGGTTACTTCAAATTGGAGCTCATCCAATTTTTCAATTAACTCATCCAGGCTGTTATCATGGTTGACCTGATAATGATAATTGCAGACCAGAAAGGTTCCCGATGGTGAACGGTGGATCTCAAATTGGGGTATAATGAACCGGTAGGCACCAAAACTACTCCACTCCGGAGCGACTTTGGTATCTCTCTCGAATTGGAACCCGCCGTAGTAACAGAGATCCGGATATCGGGCATCCAGTAAAACGTGTAACTCACTAAAAAGACTTTCCAGATCAGGCAGCACCTGCCCGGATATTTCATGAGCGATACCAACACCGGCCATCTTGAATTCCTGGTTTCGATTGGCCCAATAGGTTTTTACTGGAGCGGGCTGACAGGCGAGCCACTGCATGGCCGCCCCACTTTCAACTTCTACCTTACAGCGAATAATACGGGAAGAAGTGGCGTTGTTCAGCTCTGTACATGAGTGTTGTAGTTGTTCAAGCAGTCGTTGTTTTGCAGATGAAAGTGCCAGTGGATCCATATTCAATAACAAAAATTACAAATTAATAATTAGCGGTGGCCATTAACATATAGAGGAAAAACACCATAATCACACAGCTGGAAAAAAAGGACAATGGTTTTGAAATGATCCTCTGACATGGCGACTATTTACTGCAAAGCCCGATAGAGGGCAAACAAATTCTCTTAAAGAATTAATAGGCCCGCCTTGAAGTTCAATTGGCATAAATGGTCTGTGCAAACCTTGTTTCACCTGTTTCACCGATTAAATTCCGCATCGCAAAGGAGGGATATATTGACAGCCAAATTATTAACTAATGTCAGTATTGCTTTTGTATATAAAAAAGCAACATATGGATCAGAGACTATTTCCCAAACTCATTTAGCAGAGACGCTTGAGATTCTTGAGGAACAGGATGATTGGGTTCGGGTTCGCCAGGAAGATCAGTATGAGGGTTGGGTATCCCGTTCGTTCCTGGTTGAAAAGCCTGACCACTGGACGGATCATGAAACCTATTATCCGGCCGATCAATTAAATTGGATCTATCAGAGCCCGGATCGAAATTCTACAACGGTTCGCGACATGACCATACTGTCTGGCCTACCCGTTTTGAAAAGGCAGCCTGGCTGGATTCAAGTCCTGCTTCCTGATGGTCAATCCGGTTGGATGGAAAATCATCCCCGCCAGCTGGTGAATTCAGTAGATATCGAGCAACTGATTCAG includes:
- the menD gene encoding 2-succinyl-5-enolpyruvyl-6-hydroxy-3-cyclohexene-1-carboxylic-acid synthase, which translates into the protein MTTNLAISEWIIEELIGLDATRFVISPGSRSTPLTVAVARNPQAKTTTHFDERGAAFFALGHAKATGKPAVLICTSGTAVANYFPAVVEASMDNIPLIILSADRPPELIGVGANQAIFQDNIYGNYPRLFKNLEPPRSNTDSEQVSTLVTELYHAATGSRPGPVHLNCQFREPLLPALTDNPDHTDIPTKTDGLNFEKTEHVEHAVKGESQPTPHPPLPVEQLELITKQIMDCPKGLIIVGRSVDAQYEKAILNLAESLNWPIFPDVQSRLRFTQHPDLINHFDLVLLKDEMNAEKPDMVIHLGGPYTSKRLLTYLNDSDSYYISVRKTPEQIDPNHQVDLVLQMDVGEFCISIDTENNNEGWIKSWNKAEAQVSKIIQDQFDQDETLSEPGISYQLSRSISNNHDLMVANSMAVREMEMFGALNKFGGRIFANRGASGIDGLCATAAGFQAGSGKALTLLIGDLAILHDLNSLSLISKSKHPIIIVLINNDGGGIFSFLPVRSETDIFESFFGTPHGWTFDKVAGMFALEYAKPKDLIDFQQVYSASLTGDRSMIIEIQTDRAQNHLNHQAIFKAIRES
- a CDS encoding isochorismate synthase — protein: MDPLALSSAKQRLLEQLQHSCTELNNATSSRIIRCKVEVESGAAMQWLACQPAPVKTYWANRNQEFKMAGVGIAHEISGQVLPDLESLFSELHVLLDARYPDLCYYGGFQFERDTKVAPEWSSFGAYRFIIPQFEIHRSPSGTFLVCNYHYQVNHDNSLDELIEKLDELQFEVTLSEWGERAILHRQDVPDKNTWTNSITTALADMDQGKYEKVVLARKATLTFSDPVDPTAYLLRLRRMSEETFNFYFQTDQDHAFLGATPERLFKRQGRLIRTEAIAGTRPRGKTTRDDQRYTKALLNSDKELREHAIVVDAIGSVLEQRCEELTVDEDVQITRLSHVQHLCKHFSGKLDIDTNDADLINDLHPTPAMGGFPTAIALEAIESLEPFKRGWYAAPIGFVGYDHTEFVVGIRSALIEQERVSLYSGAGIVPGSDPDEEWQEIEDKISKFLKALDL
- a CDS encoding SH3 domain-containing C40 family peptidase; protein product: MTAKLLTNVSIAFVYKKATYGSETISQTHLAETLEILEEQDDWVRVRQEDQYEGWVSRSFLVEKPDHWTDHETYYPADQLNWIYQSPDRNSTTVRDMTILSGLPVLKRQPGWIQVLLPDGQSGWMENHPRQLVNSVDIEQLIQTAFGFLGIQYFWGGRSPKGFDCSGFTQTCFALNGLQLPRDAYLQAEKGTLIEGDYKSWQVGDLLFFSERPGHITHVAISLGDGDFIHASGFVKLNSLNPQHQELFIKRYAGIFTKATRIL